In Aspergillus luchuensis IFO 4308 DNA, chromosome 1, nearly complete sequence, the following are encoded in one genomic region:
- the LHS1_2 gene encoding Hsp70 family protein (BUSCO:EOG09260JPV;~COG:O;~EggNog:ENOG410PFF0;~InterPro:IPR013126,IPR029047,IPR029048,IPR043129;~PFAM:PF00012;~SECRETED:SignalP(1-38);~TransMembrane:1 (i33-55o);~antiSMASH:Cluster_1.6) encodes MCGGRLSGTEGFTDSCSIRIIQTMAPGSQRRSYASLASLPVLSLILPFLLFVLSFPSPAAAAGSAVLGIDVGTEYLKATLVKPGIPLEIVLTKDSKRKESAAVAFKPTREADALFPERFYGGDALALAARYPDDVYSNLKTLLGLPFDADNELIKSFHNRYPALRLEEAPGDRGTVGLRSNRLGETERKDAFLVEEILAMQLKQIKANADTLAGKGSDITDAVITYPSFYTAAEKRSLELAAELAGLNVDAFISDNLAVGLNYATSRTFPSVSDGQKPEYHIVYDMGAGSTTASVLRFQSRSVKDVGRFNKTVQEVQVLGTGWDKTLGGDALNDLIVQDMIASLVEEKKLKDRVSSADVQAHGKTMARLWKDAEKARQVLSANTETGASFESLYEEDLNFKYRVTRAKFEELAEQHIARVGKPLEQALEAAGLQLSDIDSVILHGGAIRTPFVQKELERVCGSANKIRTSVNADEAAVFGAAFKGAALSPSFRVKDIRASDASSYAVVLKWASESKERQQKLFTPTSQVGPEKQVTVKNLDDFEFSFYHQIPVDGNVVESPILGVKTQNLTASVTKLKEDFGCTAANITTKFAIRLSPVNGLPEVASGTVSCEVESAKKGSVVEGVKGFFGLGNKDEQAPLGEEGEPSESITLEPEEPQAATTSSADDATSTTTAKESKKSTPATKLESISISFTSSPLGIPAPTEAELARIKSRLAAFDASDRDRALREEALNELESFIYRSRDLVDDEEFAKVVKPEQLTTLQERASEASDWLYGDGDDAKTADFRAKLKSLKEIVDPALKRKKENAERPARVELMQQVLKNAKSVMDVMEQQIQQDEDLYSSSVAASSSSSSTTESSTTSSTTAETSSSVDLDEDPYATTSTSSTTKTASATTTPKPSGPKYSIFQPYDLTSLSKTYESTNTWFETQLALQEQLTVTDDPALPVAELDTRLKELERVLNRIYDKMGAAAAKSGKEQSKKNNNNNGKSSKKEKAKAQEEQKKSAKEEEQKEDKKANRKDEL; translated from the coding sequence ATGTGTGGAGGACGACTGTCAGGGACGGAAGGATTTACTGACTCTTGCAGCATCAGAATTATACAGACCATGGCTCCCGGCAGCCAGCGACGGTCCTATGCCTCGctcgcctccctccccgtGCTCTCCCTAATTCTACCGTTTCTCCTATTTGTCCTCAgctttccttccccagccGCGGCTGCGGGTTCCGCAGTCCTTGGTATCGATGTCGGTACAGAGTACCTAAAAGCTACGCTCGTCAAACCCGGAATCCCGCTTGAGATTGTTCTCACCAAAGATTCGAAGCGTAAGGAGTCCGCCGCTGTAGCGTTCAAGCCTACCCGCGAGGCCGATGCCTTGTTTCCCGAGAGATTCTACGGTGGCGACGCCTTGGCGCTAGCGGCACGGTATCCCGATGATGTCTACTCGAACCTCAAGACCCTGCTTGGACTTCCTTTCGATGCGGACAATGAGTTGATCAAAAGTTTCCACAACCGCTATCCTGCCTTGCGCCTGGAAGAGGCGCCCGGAGACCGTGGCACGGTCGGCCTGCGAAGCAACAGACTGGGAGAAACCGAAAGGAAGGATGCCTTCCTTGTTGAGGAAATCCTGGCCATGCAGCTGAAGCAGATCAAGGCTAATGCCGACACTCTGGCTGGAAAGGGATCAGACATTACGGACGCCGTGATCACTTACCCGTCGTTCTACACCGCcgcggagaagaggagtCTGGAATTGGCCGCCGAACTGGCAGGTTTGAATGTCGATGCATTCATCAGCGATAATCTTGCGGTCGGGTTGAACTACGCAACCAGCCGCACGTTCCCCAGTGTTTCGGATGGCCAGAAGCCCGAGTACCACATTGTCTACGACATGGGCGCCGGCTCTACAACTGCCAGTGTCCTTCGCTTCCAAAGTCGCTCGGTGAAGGATGTGGGACGATTCAACAAGACCGTTCAGGAAGTCCAGGTTCTGGGAACCGGCTGGGATAAGACTCTTGGAGGAGATGCCCTGAACGATCTGATTGTCCAGGATATGATCGCCAGCCTCgtcgaggaaaagaagctcaaggaccGGGTTTCCTCGGCTGATGTCCAGGCCCACGGAAAGACCATGGCGAGACTCTGGAaggatgcggagaaggcTCGTCAAGTTCTCAGTGCGAACACTGAGACGGGCGCCTCTTTTGAGAGTCTTTATGAAGAGGATCTCAACTTCAAGTACCGTGTCACCCGCGCCAAATTCGAGGAGCTCGCGGAGCAGCATATTGCACGTGTTGGAAAGCCCCTAGAGCAAGCTTTGGAGGCTGCTGGACTGCAGCTGAGCGACATTGACTCCGTTATCCTTCACGGTGGCGCCATCCGCACACCATTCGTGCAGAAGGAGCTCGAGCGGGTTTGCGGATCTGCCAACAAGATTCGTACCAGCGTCAATGCGGATGAAGCCGCAGTGTTTGGCGCTGCCTTCAAGGGAGCCGCTCTGAGCCCTAGCTTCCGTGTTAAGGACATTCGAGCAAGCGATGCCTCGAGCTACGCTGTCGTGCTCAAGTGGGCTTCCGAGTCTAAGGAGAGACAGCAGAAGCTTTTCACTCCCACTTCCCAGGTCGGCCCTGAGAAGCAGGTTACCGTGAAGAACTTGGACGACTTCGAGTTCAGCTTCTACCACCAAATCCCCGTGGACGGCAATGTCGTCGAATCCCCAATCCTGGGCGTGAAGACACAGAACCTCACTGCCTCTGTCACTAAACTGAAGGAAGACTTTGGTTGCACGGCtgccaacatcaccaccaagtTCGCCATCCGCCTGAGCCCTGTCAACGGACTTCCTGAAGTCGCCAGCGGTACCGTCAGCTGCGAGGTGGAGTCTGCCAAGAAGGGAAGCGTGGTCGAAGGCGTCAAGGGATTCTTTGGCTTGGGTAACAAGGATGAACAAGCTCCTCTcggagaggaaggcgagCCCAGCGAGTCCATCACTCTTGAGCCCGAGGAGCCTCAAGCCGCGACGACTTCCTCGGCAGATGACGctacctccaccacaacTGCCAAGgagagcaagaagagcacACCCGCAACCAAGCTGGAGTCAATCTCTATCAGCTtcacctcatctcccctGGGAATCCCCGCCCCCACCGAAGCCGAACTTGCTCGCATCAAGAGCCGCCTGGCTGCCTTCGACGCCTCGGACCGTGACCGTGCCCTGCGCGAAGAAGCCCTCAACGAACTGGAATCCTTCATCTACCGTAGCCGCGACCTtgtcgacgacgaggaaTTCGCCAAGGTAGTGAAGCCCGAGCAGCTGACCACGCTGCAAGAGAGGGCCTCCGAAGCCAGCGACTGGCTGTACGGCGACGGCGACGACGCAAAGACCGCCGACTTCCGCGCAAAGCTCAAATCCCTGAAAGAGATCGTCGACCCAGCCctcaaaagaaagaaggagaacgCGGAGCGCCCGGCCCGCGTTGAGCTCATGCAACAAGTCCTGAAGAACGCCAAGTCCGTCATGGACGTAATGGAGCAACAGATCCAGCAAGACGAGGACCTCTACTCCTCCAGCGTCGCAGcatccagctcttcctcttccacaaccGAGTCCTcgaccacctcatccaccaccgctgaaacctcttcctctgtcGATCTCGACGAAGACCCCTatgccaccacctccacctcatccaccaccaagaccGCCTCGgccaccacaacccccaagCCCAGCGGTCCCAAGTACTCCATCTTCCAACCTTACGACCTTACCAGCCTCTCCAAGACCTACGAATCCACCAACACCTGGTTCGAAACTCAGCTCGCTCTCCAGGAGCAGCTCACCGTGACCGATGACCCGGCCCTCCCCGTCGCCGAACTCGACACCCGTCTCAAGGAGCTCGAGCGCGTCCTGAACCGCATCTACGATAAGATGGGCGCGGCGGCAGCCAAGTCTGGAAAGGagcagagcaagaagaacaacaacaacaacggcaagtcttcgaagaaggagaaggccaaggcgcaagaggagcagaagaagtctgctaaggaagaagagcagaaggaAGATAAGAAGGCTAACCGCAAGGATGAGCTGTAA